A single window of Plectropomus leopardus isolate mb chromosome 12, YSFRI_Pleo_2.0, whole genome shotgun sequence DNA harbors:
- the LOC121952024 gene encoding SH2 domain-containing protein 1A-like, with translation MEREGVLVWSIYYGRIGSEATERLLERFGHDGSFLLRDSETVQGAYCLCVRKAPYVHTFRLVHSTDGWCLQDSGVRLHRFRTLETLIESYRTGAASGVSLPPLTHPLDKTQLQYSSSGEEFVYMETCSSSVY, from the exons atggagagggagggggtgcTGGTTTGGTCTATTTATTATGGGAGGATTGGAAGCGAGGCCACAGAGAGGCTGCTGGAGAGGTTTGGACATGATGGCAGCTTTCTGCTGAGAGACAGCGAGACCGTGCAGGGGGCCTACTGTCTGTGCGTGAG gaaAGCGCCGTATGTGCACACCTTCAGGCTGGTGCACTCCACTGACGGCTGGTGTCTTCAG gattcagGAGTCAGACTGCACAGGTTTAGGACTCTGGAAACGCTGATAGAGAGCTACAGAACTGGTGCGGCCTCTGGAGTCAGTTTACCCCCCCTCACACACCCACTGGACAAAACACAGCTACAGTACTCCAGCTCTGGAGAAg AGTTTGTCTACATGGAAACGTGCAGCAGCTCCGTGTACTGA